The following proteins come from a genomic window of Kitasatospora sp. NBC_01246:
- a CDS encoding succinate dehydrogenase/fumarate reductase iron-sulfur subunit, with the protein MNLTLRIWRQAGPDTPGSMTTYQVTGISPDMSFLEMLDTLNEELITRGDTPVAFDHDCREGICGACGMVINGQAHGPERTTTCQLHMRHFADGDTIDVEPWRAAAFPVVKDLVVDRSAFDRIIGSGGYITAPTGSAPDAHATPVPKEAADTAFEHAECIGCGACVAACPNGSAMLFTSAKVVHLNVLPQGAPERRSRVRDMVATMDAEGFGGCTNTGECATACPKGIPLPSIAAMNREFLRSAAG; encoded by the coding sequence GTGAACCTCACCCTTCGGATCTGGCGCCAGGCGGGCCCGGACACCCCCGGCTCGATGACCACCTACCAGGTCACCGGGATCAGCCCGGACATGTCCTTCCTGGAGATGCTCGACACCCTCAACGAGGAACTGATCACCCGCGGCGACACGCCGGTGGCCTTCGACCACGACTGCCGCGAGGGCATCTGCGGCGCCTGCGGCATGGTCATCAACGGCCAGGCCCACGGCCCCGAGCGGACCACCACCTGCCAGCTGCACATGCGGCACTTCGCCGACGGCGACACGATCGACGTCGAGCCCTGGCGGGCCGCCGCCTTCCCGGTCGTCAAGGACCTGGTGGTGGACCGCTCCGCGTTCGACCGGATCATCGGCTCCGGCGGCTACATCACCGCCCCCACCGGCAGCGCGCCCGACGCCCACGCCACCCCGGTGCCCAAGGAGGCCGCCGACACCGCCTTCGAGCACGCGGAGTGCATCGGCTGCGGCGCCTGCGTCGCCGCCTGCCCCAACGGCTCGGCGATGCTCTTCACCTCCGCCAAGGTCGTCCACCTCAACGTGCTGCCCCAGGGCGCGCCCGAACGCCGCTCCCGGGTGCGCGACATGGTCGCCACGATGGACGCCGAGGGCTTCGGCGGCTGCACCAACACCGGCGAGTGCGCCACCGCCTGCCCCAAGGGCATCCCGCTGCCCAGCATCGCCGCGATGAACCGCGAGTTCCTGCGCAGCGCGGCGGGCTGA